A stretch of Primulina tabacum isolate GXHZ01 chromosome 13, ASM2559414v2, whole genome shotgun sequence DNA encodes these proteins:
- the LOC142522222 gene encoding LOW QUALITY PROTEIN: protein SCAR3-like (The sequence of the model RefSeq protein was modified relative to this genomic sequence to represent the inferred CDS: deleted 1 base in 1 codon) has translation MPLVRLEVRSEYALGAPELYRQVNKEDPKEILEGIAVSGLVGVLRQLGDLAEFAADLFHGLQDDVMRTSSRNHKLMARVQHIESALAPLEKAVLAQRSHLHFAYTAGSNWHAHIQCEENHFSCSDVPQFIMDSYEGSRGCPHLHLLDRFDPCGPGSCLKRYSDPTLFKKASVASGEASTENISKNKLSRKVKKLKQKRRSNPRIREVSRGASFFYHGGRTQFTQLNAGGNSTSQLTCSSEDVLRSDIGEQSNLDLRNGCGYIESEFCSSYSIQSMSSPAKRHSLEQKATDIYDGIQISPSRNQPNYSNSSYVTWDEKTDAVESTAWEYDISGTTQEFDPDRNTVSRSSKLNFETWGVDELSMEIIGKNDDMPCDEALPTLESGDILVEDIDSEADQFMDALNTIESECETDTNCTKKIEGCYSEDDKVADDRVDDLISSNLEYQSLKSESNVLADSPTITVSFEQDPILGSPQSPSTAFSSINGGIVKTELTDGKETRESVERGGLQKVDPPEKVDIDYGAIEGCVSNTVLSGCRDDISSLPIIDRARSSPESQTPAPETSNVSSVMFWTNGSLLGLKPSKPPDYSLENALPQDPLSKNDEKTRKISCEISPADSSTRHGNTGNSIYQTINSSIVTSTAASRSLLPGNLEYQASRSQQDNSTSSSRIFELSNRLFTLGAKGKLLHDQNESPASYPTTGAFEQKNNQKVAHQTFSGPSKDLIGSKPPVLSPSASPPLEHMKISFQPIDGFETSKLKLKFPDRYCNNESSRCVFPSFQLVPEVSGTLRNDVSDSDDDTFYRSSPSLETDRISQRSESNSDRWESGGSPCSKDHDFYDSFHQISLTESVSTVTAAGRKNHGDNLENCKLQCPFVENGVQNSRSQHSFDLHSSDTQICSFMEELAKNTNSQHPLVSQFMVTPATPPLPSEQWRGMKPNQKAMDNNSEALPKASKYAFDLKLSGSTVSQQPKPAPLNQNHTFENSDVQNSKQSGLHDPDAKQKDNRQTGGVDKKEDFLHQIRTRAFSLRPTTTTKPFAQSVGHTNVEVTAILKKANAVRQAVGSDDDGTWSDP, from the exons ATGCCGTTGGTGAGATTGGAGGTGAGGAGTGAGTACGCACTCGGAGCGCCGGAGCTGTACAGACAGGTTAACAAGGAAGATCCCAAGGAGATTTTGGAAGGAATCGCCGTTTCTGGCCTCGTCGGCGTCTTACGTCAGCTCGGCGATCTAGCTGA GTTTGCAGCAGATCTTTTTCATGGATTGCAGGATGATGTGATGAGAACATCTTCTAGAAACCACAAGTTGATGGCTcgtgttcaacacattgaatcTGCACTTGCTCCACTTGAGAAGGCTGTTCTGGCTCAAAGGAGCCACTTGCACTTTGCTTATACAGCTG GTTCTAATTGGCATGCTCATATCCAATGTgaagaaaatcatttttcatgcAGTGATGTGCCTCAGTTTATCATGGACTCTTATGAAGGCTCCCGTGGCTGTCCTCATTTGCACCTGCTTGATAG GTTTGACCCATGTGGCCCTGGATCATGCTTGAAAAGGTATTCAGATCCAACTTTGTTTAAGAAAGCATCAGTGGCATCTGGTGAAGcaagcactgagaacatttcaaaaaacaaactaagtcgaaaggtaaaG AAACTTAAGCAGAAAAGGAGGTCAAATCCCAGGATCAGAGAAGTATCAAGAGGTGCATCATTTTTCTACCACGGTGGAAG AACCCAGTTCACCCAACTGAATGCTGGTGGGAATTCTACTTCTCAATTGACATGTTCAAGCGAGGATGTACTAAGATCAGATATCGGTGAACAATCAAATTTAGACTTGAGAAATGGGTGTGGTTACATCGAAAGTGAATTCTGTTCGAGTTACTCAATCCAATCCATGTCTTCTCCAGCAAAGAGGCATTCTCTTGAGCAAAAAGCTACAGATATATATGATGGTATTCAGATCAGTCCATCACGAAATCAGCCTAACTATAGTAATTCATCTTATGTTACTTGGGATGAAAAAACAGATGCAGTCGAGTCTACAGCATGGGAGTATGATATCAGTGGCACAACACAGGAGTTTGATCCTGATAGAAATACAGTGTCTCGTTCCTCAAAATTGAACTTCGAAACTTGGGGTGTTGATGAACTTAGTATGGAAATAATTGGCAAAAATGATGACATGCCTTGTGATGAAGCTCTGCCAACATTGGAGTCTGGTGACATCCTTGTTGAAGACATTGACAGTGAAGCCGATCAATTTATGGATGCACTTAATACCATCGAGTCAGAGTGTGAAACTGATACAAATTGCACAAAAAAGATAGAAGGTTGTTACTCTGAAGATGACAAAGTAGCAGATGATAGAGTGGATGATCTCATAAGTAGTAATTTGGAATACCAATCTTTGAAGTCCGAATCTAATGTTTTGGCTGACAGTCCTACAATCACTGTAAGTTTTGAACAAGATCCCATTTTGGGATCTCCACAATCCCCGTCTACAGCTTTCAGTTCTATTAATGGAGGAATTGTGAAAACTGAATTGACAGATGGCAAGGAAACAAGGGAGTCAGTTGAA AGAGGAGGTCTGCAGAAAGTCGATCCTCCGGAGAAAGTTGACATTGATTATGGTGCAATTGAGGGATGTGTTTCAAATACAGTATTGTCTGGCTGTAGAGATGATATATCTAGTCTGCCAATTATCGATAGAGCAAGGAGCAGTCCTGAGTCTCAGACGCCTGCACCAGAAACTTCTAATGTTAGTTCTGTCATGTTCTGGACGAATGGTAGCTTACTAGGCCTCAAGCCATCAAAACCACCGGATTACAGTTTGGAGAATGCTCTTCCACAAGATCCCTTGTCCAAGAACGATGAAAAAACTAGGAAGATATCTTGTGAAATTTCACCCGCTGATTCATCAACCAGACATGGAAATACCGGGAATTCAATTTATCAAACTATCAACAGTTCCATTGTAACCAGTACAGCAGCCTCTAGAAGTCTTCTACCTGGAAATTTAGAATACCAAGCTTCCAGAAGTCAGCAAGATAATAGCACAAGTTCTTcccgtatttttgaacttagCAATAGATTGTTTACATTGGGGGCTAAGGGGAAACTATTGCACGATCAGAATGAAAGCCCTGCCAGCTATCCAACTACCGGAgcctttgagcagaaaaataaTCAGAAAGTTGCACATCAAACATTTTCAGGACCATCTAAAGACCTGATTGGAAGCAAACCTCCAGTACTTTCTCCTTCAGCGTCTCCTCCACTCGAGCACATGAAAATATCATTCCAACCAATTGATGGATTTGAGACTTCCAAGCTGAAACTAAAATTCCCTGATAGATACTGTAATAATGAAAGCAGCAGATGTGTCTTTCCTTCATTTCAGTTGGTCCCTGAGGTGTCTGGCACTCTGCGAAATGATGTTTCAGACTCAGACGATGACACATTCTATAGATCATCGCCATCTTTAGAAACTGATCGCATTAGTCAACGGTCTGAATCAAATTCTGATAGGTGGGAGTCTGGCGGATCTCCCTGTAGCAAGGaccatgatttttatgattcttTTCATCAAATCTCTTTGACAGAGTCTGTTTCAACAGTTACTGCAGCCGGGAGGAAAAACCATGGAGATAACCTTGAAAATTGCAAACTACAGTGTCCTTTCGTTGAAAATGGTGTGCAAAATTCTAGATCTCAGCATTCATTTGATCTTCATAGCTCAGACACCCAAATTTGCTCATTCATGGAGGAACTTGCAAAAAACACCAATTCACAGCACCCTTTAGTGTCACAATTTATGGTAACTCCTGCTACTCCACCTCTACCTTCTGAGCAATGGCGGGGTATGAAGCCCAATCAGAAAGCCATGGATAACAATTCTGAGGCATTGCCAAAAGCCTCTAAATATGCATTTGACCTTAAGCTTTCAGGATCTACTGTTTCTCAGCAACCTAAGCCTGCCCCTTTGAATCAAAATCATACTTTTGAGAACTCAGACGTACAGAATAGCAAG CAATCAGGATTGCATGACCCTGATGCAAAACAAAAAGACAATCGGCAGACAGGCGGTGTAGATAAAAAGGAGGACTTCCTGCACCAAATAAGAACAAGA GCATTCAGTCTGAGACCAACTACGACAACAAAACCATTTGCGCAATCGGTTGGGCACACAAATGTCGAAGTCACTGCTATTCTGAAAAAGGCAAATGCAGTTCGCCAG GCCGTTGGTAGTGATGACGATGGTACTTGGAGTGACCCTTGA